Genomic DNA from Luteolibacter sp. Y139:
CGAAGTCGCCGGTGGTGATGCGTGCCTATCGCCAGACGGACCTGCCGCTGCGGGTGGAGTCGGTGAAGGGCGAGGTGGCTACGATGCGATTTTCTGGCGGCGGGGTTAAGGAAGTTCCGCAGGGTGAAGCCATCCCGGGAACGCGCCTGAAGGTGATCCGGGTCCAACACCGGATGCGGGATCTGAAGGACGAGGGTGGGGCGACGGAGGTCTCGGTGGTGGAGGTGGAGGACACGGCGAACGGCCGGAAGCGGGAGCTGATTTCGGGTGTGGAGTCGACCGCGCATGACCCTCTGGCGCTGGTGGAAGACGGGCAGGGGAGGCATTTCGTGGCCAGGGCCGGGCAGAAATTCCGGGGGGCGGACGGGACGGAGTATGTCGTGACGGCCGTCCGGCCGAATCAAATGGTTATTGAGAATCGTAGCAAAGGTGAGGTAATAACGGTTCCGCTCCGCGGCCCGCGGGGTTGAGCAACTCCCATCCATGCCCGCAAAGACGATCGAGCCGGGGAACCCGGTGAAGCAATTCTCCGTGCTGCTCCCGAACCGTGCCGGAGCCCTCGCTTCACTGGTCAAGCTACTGCGTTCCTCCGCCATCGAGGTGGTGGGGATCAGCGTTCAGGACTCGCGTGATGCGACGATTGCGCGGCTGGTGGTGACGGATCCGGACGCGACCGAGCAGATTTTCGTGGAGAAGGGAATCCCGCACACGACGTGTGAGCTGGTGGTGATTTCGCTGCGAGAGTCGGGGCCGGAGTTATTGCCGGTGCTGGATACGCTGATGGTGGCGGAGACGAATATCGACTTCGCGTATGCACTGATGCCGTCGCCGAAGGGGCACACGCTGCTGGCGCTGCATGTGGAGGATTATGACTTCGCGGTGAGCGTGCTGAACCAGGCGGGATTCAAGCTGGTGTATCAGGAGGGGTTGAGCAGGTAGGAGGATTCAGCCGTTCCCCGCATGAGGTCTCCCGTTGGGAGACGAAGCCCGAGGCTGTGCTACCCGGCACTGCGTGCCGGGCTTTTATGAGTCGTCCCGTTGGGACGGAGAAGGGGGCGTCCAGTTGGGACCAAGGAGAGGTCCCGTTGGGACGAAGAGGGGCTCGTTCCGTTGCGACGAATAAGAAGCTGCCGAGGGGATGTGATGATTCACCCGTGATGCGATGATTCAGTCCCTTACTTGCGAACTGCATCGAGATGGCCTGCGAGGGTCGCGGCCTTGTTGGCTGCTTGATAGGCTTCGCGATGGCGTTCTAACAGACCCGTCCAGAGGGCGAAGGTGTCGGGGTGGTCTTCGCCGGCGAGGGCTTTCAGGCGGTCGGGGAGGTGGGGGATTTTGGTCGCGTCGGTGGTGACGGCGAGGAGGATGAGGGCTTCGCCTTCGCCTTTGACGGTGATCTCGTTTTCGCCGGGGGTGACTTCGGACTCCATGGGGTAGACCCAGGCGCGGGCAGCGAAGTCGTTGTATTGGACCGCGAGAATCCGGCGGTCTTCGACTTTGGCACGCTGGCCATTTTCATTCCGGGTCTTGGCAGCGAGTTCCACGCGGAAGTTCAGGGAGCCGGGCTTGTCGGTGCGCAGGTGCAGGACCAGCAGGTCGTCGGGCTTCGAGATGAAGGTGGTCCAGGTGAAGCCGGCTCCGCCGCGCTGGAAGGTGATGACGGAGGTGCCGTCCGCGAAGTTGAGCCGGCGCTGGTAATTGGTGGCGGGGACTTTGTCGTCGAGCCAGTCGAGGGTGACGACGGCGCGTGAGGTGCCGGTAAAGTTGAGGCCGGGCTTCTCTGGATCGGCGGGTTGCTCCGCTTTGGCGAGATCGGTGAAGAGGGGGAAGGTCTCGTATTTCGTATCGCCGCTGATGCGGGTGAAAAGCGCGCCGTTGCCGAGCGGGAGATCCAGCTCCGGCGATGGGGAGGGCGAGGGGAACGTTACTTCCTCCGCCATGGCGAAGTGGCAGAGCAGCGGCAGTAAGACGGTCCAGCGCATGTCTTCATGTGCGCGACGAGGGCGGACTTGGCAAGGGGGCGATTCCAAGGATGCCACCGGATTTCCCATTGCCTCGTGGGAGGTGTTCGTGAGAAATCTTTCCCGTTGTGAACACGATCGTCCGTCAATTGTGCTGCCAAGGCTGCGGAGCTACTCTTCCTGTCACGGAAGGTGTCCGTTACCTGACGTGCAATTATTGCGATGCGCATCTTGAGATCGTGCAGGATCAGGCAACGACGCATACCCGGCAGCTGAAGGGAATCGAGGATCGGACGAAGAGGATTGAGCGGAACGTGAAAGCGATCCTGATCCAAGGCGACCTGAAGCAGCTCGACGAGGCATGGGCGAAGTATGAGGCTCGTGTGGATCCGCGCGATGAAAGGGGCCGTCGCGCCGAGCCCACGGGCGGTCTCTTCGGAATCGGTCTGGTCGGCTTCGTCATCGGCATCGCGCTGCTTCGCTCGGAAGCCTGGTGGATGGGGATTGCCCTCGCTCCGGCGGCGGCGTGGTTCATGGTGAAAGCCTTCCGTTGGGAGATGAATCGCGCGCGCATTGTCCAAGGGATGCGGCTTCAATATGAGATGCGGCGGAAAATGCTGCTGCGGCAGCGGGGTGGGGGCCAGTGAAATTCGATTCCGGCCTCCTCGTTTGTGGAGAAATGAGGTAATGTCGCAGCGTGGTGTTGGGAATGCGAAGGCGGCGCGGGACAAACGAGGAGGGCGTGACAGGAGTCAGTTCAAAACCGGCGTGGCGGCGGCGATCGCGGGATCTGGCCGTGTGGGTTTTGCTGGGGTTTTTGAGCGTCGTGTTTTGCCGGGCGGAGGTGCTACCGCTGCGGGATTTGGGGCAGCATCCGGCGGGGGATGAGGCGTCTCGTGAGGCCATGACGATTTCGGGAAACGTGCTGGTGGCAGATCCTGTCTCGAATCGGCTGGCGATCGAGGATGAGTCGGGAGCGGCGATTCTTGCCGTGAAGCTTCCGCCTGATGCGTGGGAACAGATCGCGCCGGGCCGGACCATCGCGCTGGATTTCCTGCCGAACAGTTTCGTACGTCGCGGCTTCGAGACGGATTGTGGCAGCGGTCATTTGATTGAAGTCGATGGCAGGCATCCGCCGGTCGAGCGACGCGGGTCGTTGTTTTTGAGCAAGGGGAAGCATCCGTTTCAGCTTGAGTGGTTCAATGGCTTGGCGACCTCGGCCTTGCAGCTTGGCGTGGATGGGCCAGAGGGGAGTCATGATGTGATCCCGGAGGCATGGCTTTCCCATGGGGATGCTGCGGGGGTGGGCTATGAGCGGTTCCGCGTGAAGGCGATCGGCTCGCTTGAGGAGATCCCGGCAAGCGGAGCCGGAGACAAGCGGGGCGTGGTCGCGCAAATGGATGTCACGCCTGCCGAAGGAATGGGCGAGGTGGCGTTGCGGTTTTCAGGGCAGATCGAGGTGCCGGCCGAGGGCATCTACACCTTTCGGCTGACGAGTGACGATGGGGCACGGCTGGCGATCGACGGCGCACCGCCCGCTTGGAAAATGCTTCCCGGGAAGCTTCCGATTTCCAACTCGTCGTGGCGTGAGATCGAAGGGGCGATCACGTATGCGGCGATGGATGGATCGCATCTGCGGCTGGAGGTGTCTGCCGACCAGAAGCGGTCCGAGGTCACGGTGCTGAATCCGGCGGGGCTGGATGCGTGGAAGCTGATTGGGCGGCGGATCAAGGCGGAGGGTGTGGCCTATGAAGGTGGCATCTGTGTGCTCGCGACGGCGCAGATTCATTTCGAGTCATCTGATGCGGCTCCTGCCCGGCAGCTCACGCTGGCCGCGCAGGTCCGGGAACTGCGGCAAGAGGATGCGGCGCGGCTCCAGCCGGTGATCCTGCACGGGGTGGTGACGATGGCGAACTACCGCTCGATGGTGCTGCAGGATGAAAGCGGCGGGATCTTCGTGCTCGCTGAAACGCCGGCCCTGGATCCACTGCCTGAGCCGGGCGAGCGATGGATCGTGGAAGGTCACACCGCGCCGGGCGATTTCTCGCCGATTGTCATCGCGCAGCGATGTCGTTTCCAGGAAGCGGGGGCCTTGCCGCTGCCGCGCCGTCCGAATTGGGAGGAGATTCTCAATGGTAGCCTGGATGCCGAGCTGGTGGAGATCGAAGGAGTGGTGACTTCCTTGTGGCCGGATCGGGTGGAATTGCTGACCCGCGATGGCACCACGGTGCTTCATTCGAATGACTACTACCCGCTGCCTGCGGAGCTGCTGCGGGAGACGGCGAAGGATCTGTTAGGCGCGCGCTTGAAATTGCGCGGGGTGTTTGCGACGAGCTGGAACCGGCAGATGGGGCGGCTGCTGCCCGGGGTGTTCCTGTTAGGGAATGCCAGCCTTTCCGTGGTGGATCTGGCACCTGGTGATCCGGACGAGGTGCCGCTGATGACGGTGCCGGACTTGTGGAAGTTCGCTTCGCAATCGACCGCGCTGAATCGAGTGCGCCTGCGAGGCCGGATGATGGCGAGGAATGCCGACACGCTGTTGATTTCGGAGGGGGACCACACGCTGCGGCTGGCGAGCAGTTCCGCGCAAGGGGCCGAGCCGGGTGATGAGGTGGAGGTGATCGGATTCGCGCGCACCGGCACGATCTCGCCAATGATCGTTCATCCGGAATTGCGGGTGCTGGATCATCGTTCGTTGCCGGAGCCGGTGGTGGCAGATCCATCGAAACTTCCGGACATGTCCTTCGATGGGGATCTGATCCGAATGGAGGGGCGAGTGATCAGCGACACGATCCAAGGGGGGGAACGGAGGCTGGAACTGGAGGCAGGGGCGCTGCGCTTTCTTGCGGCGGGGCCTGCGGGTGCTGCTGGCGAGGTTTCCTTTGCGCGTGACTCGCGGGTCAAGGTGGATGGTGTGTATTTCGCGGCGACCTCGGATCCGCTGACGATGGGGCCGGGAAGCTTCGAGCTGCGGATGACCGGAGGCCAATCGCTCCAACTGGTATCGAGTCCGCCGTGGTGGACGCCGCGGAAGCTGCTGCTACTAGTGGCGGTGTTGCTCGGTGGGCTGGCGCTGGTGCTTGGATGGGTGACGGGGTTGCAGCGAGTGGTGAAGCGCCGTACTTCGCAGCTCGCCGAGGAGATCGCGAAGAAGGAACACGCGGAGAGCGAGCGGGCGCTGGAGCAGGAGCGGGCGCGTGTGGCGCGGGACTTGCATGATGAACTGGGTGCCGGGCTTACGGAGATCGGCTTGCTGGGATCGCTGATGGCGAATCCCGCCGTGGAGGCTTCCGCGAAATCGGGGTATCTCGGGACGCTTGGTGATGTTTCGCGGTCGCTGGTTTCCGCGCTCGATGAGATCGTGTGGGCGATCAATCCCGATTACGAC
This window encodes:
- a CDS encoding glycoside hydrolase N-terminal domain-containing protein, with amino-acid sequence MRWTVLLPLLCHFAMAEEVTFPSPSPSPELDLPLGNGALFTRISGDTKYETFPLFTDLAKAEQPADPEKPGLNFTGTSRAVVTLDWLDDKVPATNYQRRLNFADGTSVITFQRGGAGFTWTTFISKPDDLLVLHLRTDKPGSLNFRVELAAKTRNENGQRAKVEDRRILAVQYNDFAARAWVYPMESEVTPGENEITVKGEGEALILLAVTTDATKIPHLPDRLKALAGEDHPDTFALWTGLLERHREAYQAANKAATLAGHLDAVRK
- a CDS encoding acetolactate synthase; translated protein: MPAKTIEPGNPVKQFSVLLPNRAGALASLVKLLRSSAIEVVGISVQDSRDATIARLVVTDPDATEQIFVEKGIPHTTCELVVISLRESGPELLPVLDTLMVAETNIDFAYALMPSPKGHTLLALHVEDYDFAVSVLNQAGFKLVYQEGLSR
- a CDS encoding PA14 domain-containing protein produces the protein MTISGNVLVADPVSNRLAIEDESGAAILAVKLPPDAWEQIAPGRTIALDFLPNSFVRRGFETDCGSGHLIEVDGRHPPVERRGSLFLSKGKHPFQLEWFNGLATSALQLGVDGPEGSHDVIPEAWLSHGDAAGVGYERFRVKAIGSLEEIPASGAGDKRGVVAQMDVTPAEGMGEVALRFSGQIEVPAEGIYTFRLTSDDGARLAIDGAPPAWKMLPGKLPISNSSWREIEGAITYAAMDGSHLRLEVSADQKRSEVTVLNPAGLDAWKLIGRRIKAEGVAYEGGICVLATAQIHFESSDAAPARQLTLAAQVRELRQEDAARLQPVILHGVVTMANYRSMVLQDESGGIFVLAETPALDPLPEPGERWIVEGHTAPGDFSPIVIAQRCRFQEAGALPLPRRPNWEEILNGSLDAELVEIEGVVTSLWPDRVELLTRDGTTVLHSNDYYPLPAELLRETAKDLLGARLKLRGVFATSWNRQMGRLLPGVFLLGNASLSVVDLAPGDPDEVPLMTVPDLWKFASQSTALNRVRLRGRMMARNADTLLISEGDHTLRLASSSAQGAEPGDEVEVIGFARTGTISPMIVHPELRVLDHRSLPEPVVADPSKLPDMSFDGDLIRMEGRVISDTIQGGERRLELEAGALRFLAAGPAGAAGEVSFARDSRVKVDGVYFAATSDPLTMGPGSFELRMTGGQSLQLVSSPPWWTPRKLLLLVAVLLGGLALVLGWVTGLQRVVKRRTSQLAEEIAKKEHAESERALEQERARVARDLHDELGAGLTEIGLLGSLMANPAVEASAKSGYLGTLGDVSRSLVSALDEIVWAINPDYDTVDDLAGYLWLQAQRLLKPAGIECSPVTPVSIPSGRLGSRSRQSLLLAFKEALNNVIKHSGASRVDLVIRVEQDKVIVSISDDGSGISGDGKPLPGHQGIAGMRERMRDLGGDCEVVARSEGGTMVNLMLPLRPL